Part of the Natrialbaceae archaeon AArc-T1-2 genome, TCTCGAGGTTCCCGATCGGTACGGTATCGACGGGACCGTCGCCCGCTTTGCAGGGCTGTACGGTCCCGATAGGTACCGCCTCGAGCGCTACCTCGAGGGGCCAGTCACGGAGGGCTACCTGAACATGATCCACCGCGACGACGCCGCCGGCGCAGTTCGATTCCTGCTCACCGACGACCTCGCACGCGAGGAGACGGTGCTCGTGGTCGACGACGAGCCGGCAGATCGCTGGACGTTCGCCGACTGGCTGGCCGAACAGTGTGGGCTCGAGCCGCCCGAGAAGCGGACGACCGACGAACGCCTCGCCGAGGACGATCTCTCGGAGGCGACGCGTCGTCGCGTATCGACGAGCAAGCGGTGCTCGAACGCCACACTCCGGGGACTGGGCTATGATCTCGTGTATCCGACCTACCGCGAGGGGTATCGCGACGCGATCGAGCAGTTCCGTCGCGAACGTGGACGTCGACCGTAACAAACGACCAACGAGGGAGAAAGTTCTTGGTCGTTCACTTTGACTGTGGCGTATGAGCGACCGGATCGTCCGGACGACCGCTGACGGGGCGACCGCACCGCTCGTCGTCGACGGGACGACCGACGCGCTCCAGGACGTCGATCCGCTCGTGCTCTCGCTCGCCGTCGTCGTCGTGTTCGTTGCCGTCCTCGGTGGCTGGTGGCTCGTCCGCTGGTTCCGGCGACCCGTGGGGATCCGCCTCCAGCGCGTCCTCGAAGGGTACGACGACGTGACGGTGTTGATGCACCCGAACCCGGATCCGGACTCGATGGCGTCCGCGATGGGTGTCGCACGGATCGCCGAGTCGGTCGACACCGACGTGACGTTGCAGTACGCCGGCGAGATCCGCCACCAGGAAAACCGTGCGTTCCGGACGGTGCTCGAACTCGATCTGGAGACGATAGAGACGAGTACCGATCTCGCCTCCGAGGCGGTCGTCCTGGTCGATCACAACACCGCCCGTGGGTTCGCCGGCGCACAGCGGATCGAGCCGATCGGCGTCGTCGATCATCATCCCGGAAACGGGACGGGGACGGAGTTTACGGACGTCAGAACCGACTACGGCGCGGCATCGACGATCGTCGTCGAGTATCTTCAGGACATCGACGGGATCGGAGACGAGGACGACGACGGACCCGGCATCTCGCCGGAACTAGCGACCGGACTCTTGTACGGCATTCTCTCCGATACGAACCACCTGACAAAGGGATGTTCCGCGGCCGAGTTCGAGGCCGCCGCGTTCCTCTTTCCGGGGATCGACGAGGACCTGCTCGATCGGATCGCGAACCCGCAGGTCTCGGACGAAGTGTTACAGATCAAAGCCGACGCGATCACGGACAAACGCGTCGAAGGGTCGTTTGCGGTCTGTGACGTCGGCCAGATCGGAAACGTCGACGCGATCCCACAGGCCGCAGACGAACTCGTGCAACTCGAAGGCGTCACTGCCGTGGTCGTCTACGGTGAGAACGACGGGACGCTTCATCTCTCCGGGCGCTCGCGCGACGACCGGGTCCACATGGGCGAGACGCTCCGACACGTCGTCAGCGACATCCCGATGGCAAG contains:
- a CDS encoding DHH family phosphoesterase — encoded protein: MSDRIVRTTADGATAPLVVDGTTDALQDVDPLVLSLAVVVVFVAVLGGWWLVRWFRRPVGIRLQRVLEGYDDVTVLMHPNPDPDSMASAMGVARIAESVDTDVTLQYAGEIRHQENRAFRTVLELDLETIETSTDLASEAVVLVDHNTARGFAGAQRIEPIGVVDHHPGNGTGTEFTDVRTDYGAASTIVVEYLQDIDGIGDEDDDGPGISPELATGLLYGILSDTNHLTKGCSAAEFEAAAFLFPGIDEDLLDRIANPQVSDEVLQIKADAITDKRVEGSFAVCDVGQIGNVDAIPQAADELVQLEGVTAVVVYGENDGTLHLSGRSRDDRVHMGETLRHVVSDIPMASAGGHARMGGGQLSLDHMQGIGPSSGLDRDEFEDRLFAALSGER
- a CDS encoding SDR family oxidoreductase, whose protein sequence is MRVAILGCGYVGRELGRQLLAAGHDPIGVRRSSEGVAAIESDGFEGVQADVTESPSLAVVPDVDGVVFAASSGGRDAEAAREIYVDGLETAIEAFGTREDPPERFVYTSSTGVYGDHGGDWVDEETPIEPTTDKTEVLAEAERIALEVPDRYGIDGTVARFAGLYGPDRYRLERYLEGPVTEGYLNMIHRDDAAGAVRFLLTDDLAREETVLVVDDEPADRWTFADWLAEQCGLEPPEKRTTDERLAEDDLSEATRRRVSTSKRCSNATLRGLGYDLVYPTYREGYRDAIEQFRRERGRRP